In Flavobacterium luteolum, the DNA window TTAAAATTACATTTATATCTTTGTCACATCAAAATAAAGAAATGAGAACAATTTTAAACAATACTTGGTGGTGGAGCAATTTACGTCAGACGTCGTGAACGAAGCTTCCTATGGTATTGTAAGAAATATAAAAATATAAAGGGCTTGTCATCACGACAAGCCCTATTTTTTTGATCAAAACCGAAACATAAATTAACAACACATAAAAAACTATATATTTTGAAACCTTTTATTCTTAATACACATTACAAACAAATTCTGGCAGATACTGTTACGCCAGTAAGCATTTATTTCAAAATCAGAGATAAATTTCCAAATAGTTTATTGCTAGAAAGTAGTGATTATCACGGAAATGATAACAGTTTCTCTTATATCTGCTGCAATCCTATCGCTACAATTAAAATCGAAAATGAAACAATCTCAAAAACATTTCCTGATGGAACTTCTGAGAAAACGTTAATCGATGCTTCAACAAATATTCCTCAGGTAATTCAGGAATTTTCAAGTCAGTTTCAATCAGAAAAAAATGATTTTAAATTCATTAATAATGGTTTGTTTGGTTACATTTCTTATGATGCTGTTCGTTACTTCGAAAAAGTTTCAATTGCAAAAAAAGACAATGCAACTTCAATTCCAGACGTTTTTTATGCAGTATATCAAAACATTATCGCGATTAACCACTTCAAAAACGAAGCTTATATTTTCTGCCACAGCGTAGATAATAAAAATAATATTGCTGAAATCGAGCAATTACTTCAATCTAGAAATATTGCTTCTTATAAATTTTCTAAAGAAGGTGAAGGTTTCTCTAATTTAACCGATGAAGAATTTAAAGCAAATGTGGCTTTAGCGAAAAAACACTGCTACCGCGGAGATGTTTTTCAATTGGTTCTTTCTCGCCGATTTACTCAAGGTTTCAAAGGAGACGAATTTAATGTATACAGAGCCTTAAGAAGCATTAACCCTTCTCCATATTTATTCTTTTTTGATTATGGAGATTTCAAAATATTCGGTTCTTCTCCTGAAGCACAAATTATTGTAAAAAATAGAAAAGCTGAAATTCACCCAATTGCTGGAACTTTCAAAAGAACAGGAAATGATGAGCGTGATGCACTTTTAGCAAAAGAGCTTTCTGAAGATAAAAAAGAAAACAGCGAACATGTTATGCTGGTTGACTTAGCTAGAAACGATTTAAGCAGAAACGGACATGATGTAAATGTAGAAAAATACAGAGAAGTTCAATTTTTCTCTCACGTAATTCACTTAGTTTCTAAAGTTACGGGACATTTACACGATAAAGCAACTACAATGCAAGTTGTAGCAGATACTTTTCCAGCAGGAACTTTAAGCGGCGCACCAAAACACAGAGCGATGCAATTAATAGAAGAATGCGAAAAGACAAATCGTAACTTCTACGGAGGTGCAATCGGAGTTATGGATTTTGAAGGAAACTTTAACCACGCCATTATGATTCGAACTTTCCTTTCTAAAAATCACCAATTGCATTGTCAAGCAGGAGCTGGAATCGTAGCGAGCTCTGACGAAGAAAGCGAAATGCAGGAAGTTTACAATAAGTTAAGAGCCTTGAATACAGCACTAGAAATGGCAGAACAGATTTAGTTTCAAGTTTTTTTAGTTTCAAGTTTCAAGTTAGGAAACTTAGAACCTCAGAACCTTAGCAACTTAGAACCTTAAACAATTAAAAACAAACCATAAAACCACAAACTATGAAAAAAGCAGTATCAATTTTAGTTTTAATCATTACCCTTAGTTCTTGCAATTCAGAAAAAAAACAAAATCCGATTGAGGGAACCTGGCGTCTTATATCAGCTGAAACGACAGAGAAAGATTCAACGTTCTCGACTTTCAATTCAAAAACAAAAATGATTAAAATTATTAACGATACACATTTTGCCTTTTTTAATCATGATTTAAAACACGGAAAAGATACAACAGCAGCATTATTCTTTGGCGGAGGCGGAAAATATACTTTAAAAGATAGTGTTTATACAGAACATTTAGAATTTTTCAACAACCGCGATTGGGAAGACAATAAATTTGAATTTGTAGTGAAAGTTCAAAACGACACCTTAATTCAAAAGGGAATAGAAAAAGTAGAAAAATTAGGCGTAGATCGTGTTATAGTAGAAAAATACGTTCGAGAGAAATAAAAAAAATTTAGTTTCAAGTTTTCTTTGTTTCAAGTTTCAAGTTAGGAAACTTAGAACCTCAGAACCTTAGCAACTTAGAACCTTAAAAAAAATGAAAAAGATTTTAGTTATAGACAATTACGATAGTTTCACTTACAATTTAGTGCACTATTTAGAAGATTTAGATTGCGAAGTTACTGTTTACAGAAACGACGAATTTGATATTGATGAAATTGCTGGTTTTGAAAAGATATTGCTTTCGCCAGGACCTGGAATTCCTGATGAAGCTGGTTTATTAAAAGCAGTAATCGAAAAATACAGTCCAACAAAAAGTATTCTTGGCGTTTGTTTAGGACAACAGGCAATTGGAGAAGTTTTTGGAGGAACGCTTTCCAACCTTGACAAAGTATATCACGGCGTTGCAACAAATGTAAAAACTTTAGTAGACGACGAAATTTTATTTGAAGGTTTAGGAAACGAGTTCGAAGTTGGAAGATACCATTCTTGGGTTGTTGACAATAATTTACCTGAAGATTTAGAAGCGACTTCGGTAGATGAAAATGGACAAATTATGTCTTTACGTCACAAAAATTATGATGTAAGAGGCGTTCAATTTCACCCAGAAAGCGTTTTAACACCAAACGGAAAAAGGATTCTAGAGAATTGGATTAAGAGTTAATTTTTGTTTCAAGTTTCAAGTGTTGGAACCTGAAACCTGAAAAATAAACCTTAGAATCTTAGCATCTTAGAACCTTAGCAACTTAAAAGAAAAAATGAAAACTATATTAAATAAATTAATCAACCACGAAGTTCTTACTAAAGAAGAAGCAAAAAGCGTATTGATTAATATTTCAAGCGGTCAGTATAATCCAAGTCAGATTTCGGCATTTTTGACTGTTTTTATGATGCGAAGCATTACAATTGACGAACTTTCGGGCTTTCGTGAAGCTTTATTAGACTTATGTATTCGTGTCGATTTATCAGCCTATAATACCATCGATTTGTGTGGAACGGGCGGTGATGGAAAAGACACTTTCAATATCTCCACTTTAGCTTCTTTTGTATCTGCCGGAGCAGGAATAAAAGTAGCAAAACACGGAAATTACGGAGTTTCATCTATCTCTGGATCAAGCAACGTAATGGAAAAAATGGGAATTAAATTCAGTAATGATCCTTCATTTTTAGAAAAATGTATTGATCAAGCTGGAATCTGTGTTTTGCACGCTCCCCTATTTCACCCTGCGATGAAAAATGTTGGACCAATTAGAAAAGAATTGGCAGTAAAAACATTCTTTAATATGTTAGGTCCAATGGTAAATCCGTCATTCCCACAAAATCAATTGGTTGGGGTTTTCAACTTAGAATTGGCTAGAATGTATGCGTATTTGTATCAAAATACCGATGTGAATTTTACCATCTTACATTCGCTTGACGGATATGATGAAATTTCATTAACTGGTCCGACAAAAACAATTTCTAATCACATGGAAGGAATGTTGAATCCAGAAGATTTTGGCATTCATCTTTTATCTCAAACTGAAATCGAAGGTGGAAAAACCATCGAAGAATCAGCTGAAATTTTTACGAATATCATTTCAGGAAAAGGAAACGAAGCTCAAAATAATGTAGTTTGTGCGAATGCAGCAATGGCAATTTCAACTGTTACCAAATGTTCTCCAAAGGAAGGATTTGAATTAGCAAAAGAAAGTCTATTGTCAGGGAAAGGACATCAAGCATTAAAAAAATTACAAGAATTAAGTAAATAAAATTTTGTTTCAAGTTTCAGGTTTCAAGTTATTTTAAACGTTCTACATCTTGAAACATAAAACTTGAAACATGAAACAACACAACAATGAACATTTTAGATAAAATAATAATAGATAAAAAACGAGAAGTTGTTCTAAAAAAATCGATCATTCCAGTTTCTCAATTGGAAGCTTCAGTCTTCTTTGGAAAACAAACCATTTCTCTTAGTCAGAAATTAAAAGAAAGTAATTCTGGAATTATTGCCGAACATAAACGTCGTTCGCCTTCAAAATCAATCATCAACAATAATTTTACGGTTGAAGAAGTAGTAAAAGGTTATGAAAATGCAGGCGCTTGCGGAATCTCAGTTTTAACCGACGGAAAATATTTCGGTGGTTCTTTAGACGATTTGCTTTTAGCTCGAGCTTCAGTCAATATTCCACTTTTGCGAAAAGAATTTATTGTTGACGAATACCAAATTCTTGAAGCAAAAGCACATGGAGCCGATTTAATTCTTTTAATCGCAGCCGTTTTAACGCGTGAAGAAATCAAATCATTATCTGAATTTGCAAAAAGTTTAGGTTTAGAAGTTCTTTTAGAAGTTCACAATCAAGAAGAACT includes these proteins:
- a CDS encoding anthranilate synthase component I family protein is translated as MKPFILNTHYKQILADTVTPVSIYFKIRDKFPNSLLLESSDYHGNDNSFSYICCNPIATIKIENETISKTFPDGTSEKTLIDASTNIPQVIQEFSSQFQSEKNDFKFINNGLFGYISYDAVRYFEKVSIAKKDNATSIPDVFYAVYQNIIAINHFKNEAYIFCHSVDNKNNIAEIEQLLQSRNIASYKFSKEGEGFSNLTDEEFKANVALAKKHCYRGDVFQLVLSRRFTQGFKGDEFNVYRALRSINPSPYLFFFDYGDFKIFGSSPEAQIIVKNRKAEIHPIAGTFKRTGNDERDALLAKELSEDKKENSEHVMLVDLARNDLSRNGHDVNVEKYREVQFFSHVIHLVSKVTGHLHDKATTMQVVADTFPAGTLSGAPKHRAMQLIEECEKTNRNFYGGAIGVMDFEGNFNHAIMIRTFLSKNHQLHCQAGAGIVASSDEESEMQEVYNKLRALNTALEMAEQI
- a CDS encoding anthranilate synthase component II, which codes for MKKILVIDNYDSFTYNLVHYLEDLDCEVTVYRNDEFDIDEIAGFEKILLSPGPGIPDEAGLLKAVIEKYSPTKSILGVCLGQQAIGEVFGGTLSNLDKVYHGVATNVKTLVDDEILFEGLGNEFEVGRYHSWVVDNNLPEDLEATSVDENGQIMSLRHKNYDVRGVQFHPESVLTPNGKRILENWIKS
- the trpD gene encoding anthranilate phosphoribosyltransferase, coding for MKTILNKLINHEVLTKEEAKSVLINISSGQYNPSQISAFLTVFMMRSITIDELSGFREALLDLCIRVDLSAYNTIDLCGTGGDGKDTFNISTLASFVSAGAGIKVAKHGNYGVSSISGSSNVMEKMGIKFSNDPSFLEKCIDQAGICVLHAPLFHPAMKNVGPIRKELAVKTFFNMLGPMVNPSFPQNQLVGVFNLELARMYAYLYQNTDVNFTILHSLDGYDEISLTGPTKTISNHMEGMLNPEDFGIHLLSQTEIEGGKTIEESAEIFTNIISGKGNEAQNNVVCANAAMAISTVTKCSPKEGFELAKESLLSGKGHQALKKLQELSK
- the trpC gene encoding indole-3-glycerol phosphate synthase TrpC, which codes for MNILDKIIIDKKREVVLKKSIIPVSQLEASVFFGKQTISLSQKLKESNSGIIAEHKRRSPSKSIINNNFTVEEVVKGYENAGACGISVLTDGKYFGGSLDDLLLARASVNIPLLRKEFIVDEYQILEAKAHGADLILLIAAVLTREEIKSLSEFAKSLGLEVLLEVHNQEELEKSIMPTLDMIGVNNRNLKTFEVSLDFSKELASQIPNDFVKVSESGISSVEAIQELKPYGYKGFLIGENFMKTDNAGQAATDFIKNLGV